In Exiguobacterium sibiricum 7-3, a genomic segment contains:
- a CDS encoding DUF2075 domain-containing protein → MKSLYFEKQKFNYADLTRSRTLYIDNYPIVYLLYNRSKAQAYVGQTVQKNQRLKAHLKDPRRKQLDESILIGHEQFNQSATYNIEFNLINFLIADGRYTLQNVIQTVSRQIHNYFRKDFFNETVFENIWQQLREEQIAEGTLDQLRNKDVYKLSPFRELSEQQLEVKEEILKFCKTKIIEMGHHVFIVEGDAGTGKSVLLSSLFNTIQDLTKEAVSSLYQTDNYLLVNHGEMLKTYKSIAGSLPNLKKKQFLKPTPFLNTLDKQKRTADIVLVDEAHLLLTKEDAYNNFHQQNQLHEIITRSKITILIFDPKQVLKIKSHWGRTTLQDIVGPFSTKTLQLSNQFRMQASPQTLHWINRLVERELLPIPSDSNYDLQVFADSETFKQAIFSKNEQHGLSRIVSTFDYLHKKDGADYFVDEGGINLPWNRTYPHTTWAEQPETIREVGSIYTIQRFDLNYVGVVLGPSIQYDETTQQLKLDPTSYKDTGAFVSRQDLSRSENERAKEEIILNSLNVLLNRGVKGLYLYATNPQLRARLLQLK, encoded by the coding sequence TTGAAGAGCCTTTATTTTGAAAAACAAAAATTCAACTACGCTGATTTAACACGTAGTCGAACGCTCTACATAGACAATTATCCAATCGTTTATCTGTTGTATAACCGGTCAAAAGCACAAGCTTACGTCGGACAAACGGTTCAAAAAAATCAACGGTTAAAAGCCCATTTAAAAGATCCTCGTCGGAAGCAGCTCGACGAATCGATTTTAATTGGGCATGAACAGTTTAACCAATCGGCTACTTACAATATCGAATTCAATTTGATTAATTTTTTAATTGCAGATGGTCGCTATACACTGCAAAATGTCATCCAAACCGTCTCCCGCCAGATACACAACTACTTCCGAAAAGATTTTTTCAATGAGACGGTTTTTGAAAACATTTGGCAACAGTTACGCGAGGAGCAGATTGCGGAAGGAACACTCGATCAGTTACGAAACAAAGACGTCTACAAACTCTCTCCGTTTCGTGAATTGTCTGAGCAACAACTAGAAGTCAAAGAGGAAATCTTAAAATTTTGTAAAACAAAAATCATCGAAATGGGTCATCATGTCTTCATTGTCGAAGGCGACGCCGGAACAGGAAAAAGTGTATTACTCAGCTCCTTGTTCAATACGATCCAGGATTTAACGAAAGAAGCAGTTTCCTCACTGTATCAGACGGATAACTATCTGCTCGTCAACCATGGTGAAATGCTCAAGACGTATAAATCGATTGCCGGCAGCCTACCGAACTTAAAGAAAAAGCAGTTTTTAAAGCCAACACCCTTCTTAAATACATTAGATAAACAAAAGCGGACTGCTGACATCGTGCTCGTGGACGAAGCCCATCTGTTACTTACAAAAGAAGATGCCTACAACAATTTCCACCAACAAAATCAACTGCATGAAATCATTACACGCAGTAAAATTACAATTCTGATTTTTGATCCAAAACAAGTCCTCAAGATTAAAAGTCACTGGGGACGTACGACCTTACAGGACATCGTCGGTCCCTTTTCGACAAAGACGCTGCAATTATCTAATCAATTCCGGATGCAAGCGAGTCCGCAGACATTGCACTGGATTAATCGGCTGGTGGAACGCGAGCTCTTACCGATTCCGAGTGATTCAAATTATGATTTACAGGTCTTCGCGGATTCGGAAACCTTCAAGCAGGCAATTTTCTCGAAAAACGAACAGCACGGACTATCCCGAATTGTCTCGACGTTTGACTACCTGCATAAAAAAGATGGGGCCGACTACTTTGTTGACGAAGGCGGAATTAACCTTCCGTGGAATCGTACTTATCCCCATACAACATGGGCAGAACAACCGGAAACGATTCGAGAAGTTGGATCGATCTATACCATTCAAAGATTTGATTTAAACTACGTCGGTGTCGTCCTCGGTCCGTCGATTCAGTATGATGAAACGACTCAACAATTGAAGCTCGATCCAACGTCATATAAAGACACCGGGGCATTTGTTTCCCGTCAAGACTTGAGTCGATCAGAAAACGAACGTGCCAAGGAAGAAATCATTTTGAACTCCCTGAACGTCCTGTTGAATCGTGGCGTCAAAGGGCTTTATCTGTACGCAACCAATCCTCAATTACGCGCCCGATTATTACAACTAAAGTAG
- a CDS encoding carbohydrate ABC transporter permease, producing MERNAEARRIVPQTEDQPERSERPLKLTPPPKQKKAWFGKSLIYVGLIALTIACIIPFLMMIINATRSNEEVLSGFSLIPGNSLAENYAALSSYVNIWSGFKNSLIIAVLVTVLSGYFSAMTAFGFAFYQFKGKNVLFVFMLVMMMIPGQLGLIGFYELSKNLGLLDSFIPLIVPAIASPFTVFFVRQYLQTVMHPSLIEAARMDGASEMRIFHTIALPMMMPAIATMSIFTFIGSWNNYIMPLVLLFSPEKYTLPVLMGFLKGSQVAENLGSLYLGIAISVVPIMIAFLFLSKYIVSSISAGAVKE from the coding sequence ATGGAACGAAATGCAGAAGCACGTCGGATCGTGCCACAAACGGAAGATCAACCGGAACGTTCAGAACGTCCGCTGAAATTGACACCACCACCGAAGCAGAAAAAAGCCTGGTTCGGGAAAAGTCTGATCTACGTCGGACTGATTGCCTTGACGATCGCCTGTATCATTCCGTTTTTGATGATGATCATCAACGCGACCCGTTCGAACGAAGAAGTGTTATCCGGTTTCTCATTGATTCCCGGGAACTCGCTCGCTGAAAACTATGCCGCTTTAAGCTCTTACGTCAACATCTGGTCCGGCTTCAAGAACAGTCTGATCATCGCCGTCCTCGTCACCGTCCTATCGGGATATTTCTCGGCGATGACTGCATTCGGATTTGCCTTCTACCAGTTCAAAGGAAAAAACGTCCTGTTCGTCTTCATGCTCGTCATGATGATGATTCCGGGACAACTCGGATTGATCGGGTTCTACGAACTCAGTAAGAACTTAGGTCTACTCGACAGCTTCATCCCGTTGATCGTTCCGGCGATTGCCAGTCCGTTCACCGTGTTCTTTGTCCGTCAGTATCTGCAGACGGTCATGCACCCGAGTTTGATTGAGGCAGCACGGATGGACGGCGCGAGTGAGATGCGGATTTTCCACACGATTGCTTTGCCGATGATGATGCCGGCAATCGCCACGATGTCGATCTTTACGTTCATCGGTTCATGGAACAACTACATCATGCCGCTCGTCCTGCTCTTCTCACCGGAAAAGTATACGTTGCCGGTCTTGATGGGCTTCCTCAAAGGATCACAAGTCGCCGAAAACCTCGGTTCGCTCTATCTCGGAATCGCGATTTCCGTCGTACCGATCATGATCGCCTTCCTGTTCCTCTCGAAATACATTGTCAGCAGCATCTCAGCTGGTGCCGTGAAAGAATAA
- a CDS encoding nucleotide pyrophosphohydrolase, whose product MNEIKALIQKIDDFRDEQNWRPHHNPKDLAISLSIEASELLEAFQWRTSEEAWEENQENIKEEIADVLIYALTLCSELNVDVEEIMVDKIRKNGEKYTL is encoded by the coding sequence ATGAATGAAATCAAAGCGTTAATACAAAAAATCGATGACTTCCGTGACGAACAAAACTGGCGACCACATCATAATCCAAAAGACTTAGCGATTTCTTTGTCAATCGAAGCATCCGAGTTACTCGAAGCCTTCCAGTGGCGGACCAGCGAAGAAGCGTGGGAAGAAAATCAGGAAAATATTAAAGAGGAAATTGCCGATGTGTTGATTTATGCGCTGACGTTGTGTAGTGAGTTGAATGTAGATGTAGAAGAGATTATGGTAGATAAGATTAGGAAGAATGGAGAGAAATATACACTTTAA
- a CDS encoding VOC family protein, whose amino-acid sequence MPITPYLVFNGNTREAIHYYANIFGQDIPDIMEFGPGNGPDGQPFEKDVQSLVLHSQLIIHGTRVMFSDAMPHDPVAIGQNVTLALHLPDIQVIHETFDKLAQDGNIIMPIQKTFWSEAYGIAEDPFGVQWQLNHEVSEVIA is encoded by the coding sequence ATGCCGATTACTCCCTACCTTGTGTTCAACGGTAATACCCGTGAGGCGATCCATTACTATGCCAACATCTTTGGTCAAGACATTCCTGACATCATGGAATTTGGTCCCGGCAATGGTCCGGACGGTCAACCGTTTGAAAAAGACGTCCAGTCGCTTGTCCTGCATTCGCAATTAATTATTCACGGCACACGCGTCATGTTTTCCGATGCGATGCCGCATGATCCGGTGGCGATCGGACAAAATGTCACGCTGGCTCTGCATCTGCCGGACATCCAAGTCATTCACGAGACATTCGATAAGCTCGCGCAAGACGGCAATATTATCATGCCGATCCAAAAAACGTTTTGGAGTGAAGCCTACGGTATCGCTGAAGATCCGTTTGGTGTTCAATGGCAGTTGAACCATGAAGTGAGTGAAGTGATAGCGTAA
- a CDS encoding ABC transporter substrate-binding protein: protein MKKKFVSVLTIGALTASVLAGCSGGEEEKTSGGKEVLKIWSFTDELKEPIKKFEEKNGVKVELTIVPIADYPTKLKPALESGVGAPDIFTGEIAFLKQWVDAGYWANLSEKPFNAGEVKDDYIPYVYDMGKDKDGNVRALSWQTTPGGVYYKRSIAKKVLGTDDPKEIGAMMNSMDGVFEVAEKMKGKGYKMFPDEGSIRWFAQGNEPEAWVNDKQELVVTEDKKNYMDYAKELRTKQYTALAPEWSPSWFAGMDKPVKVKENGKETETEIFSYVLPTWGLHSVLKENAKKSAGDWAVTSGPSPYFWGGTWLGVYKDSKKQKLAYDFVKMMTQDEEFLTDWAKETGDVLAYKPVTDKIKTDFKDEFLGGQNNYEFFLDQADKITPGIVTKYDQQLDTLYGASVMEYVQGKKSKDEALAEFYKKVKNAYPDVKVPE, encoded by the coding sequence ATGAAGAAGAAGTTTGTCAGCGTATTAACAATCGGCGCATTAACAGCAAGCGTTTTAGCAGGATGTTCAGGTGGCGAAGAGGAAAAAACGAGCGGCGGCAAGGAAGTTCTTAAAATCTGGTCGTTCACGGATGAGTTAAAAGAACCAATCAAGAAATTCGAAGAGAAAAACGGCGTCAAAGTCGAATTGACAATCGTTCCGATCGCGGATTACCCGACAAAATTAAAACCGGCACTTGAGAGCGGCGTCGGTGCACCGGATATCTTCACAGGTGAAATCGCCTTCTTGAAGCAATGGGTCGATGCCGGCTACTGGGCGAATCTCTCAGAAAAACCGTTTAACGCAGGCGAAGTCAAAGACGACTATATCCCGTATGTCTATGACATGGGGAAAGACAAAGACGGTAACGTTCGTGCCCTGTCATGGCAAACGACACCAGGTGGCGTCTACTACAAACGCAGCATCGCGAAAAAAGTTCTCGGCACAGATGATCCAAAAGAAATCGGGGCGATGATGAACTCGATGGACGGCGTCTTCGAAGTCGCTGAGAAGATGAAAGGCAAAGGCTACAAAATGTTCCCGGATGAAGGATCGATCCGTTGGTTCGCACAAGGAAATGAGCCGGAAGCTTGGGTCAACGACAAACAGGAACTCGTCGTGACAGAAGACAAGAAAAACTACATGGATTACGCGAAAGAGTTACGGACAAAACAATACACGGCACTTGCGCCGGAGTGGTCACCATCATGGTTCGCCGGTATGGATAAGCCGGTCAAAGTCAAAGAAAACGGTAAAGAAACCGAAACAGAAATCTTCTCGTATGTCCTTCCGACATGGGGCTTACATAGTGTCCTAAAAGAAAACGCGAAGAAATCAGCCGGTGACTGGGCTGTCACAAGCGGACCAAGCCCGTACTTCTGGGGCGGTACATGGTTAGGTGTCTACAAAGATTCGAAGAAACAAAAACTGGCTTATGATTTCGTTAAAATGATGACGCAAGACGAAGAATTCCTGACGGATTGGGCGAAAGAAACAGGCGACGTCCTCGCTTACAAACCGGTTACGGACAAAATCAAAACCGACTTCAAAGATGAGTTCCTCGGCGGACAGAACAACTACGAGTTCTTCCTCGATCAAGCAGACAAGATCACACCGGGAATCGTGACGAAGTACGACCAACAGCTTGACACATTGTACGGTGCATCAGTCATGGAATATGTCCAAGGCAAAAAGTCGAAAGACGAAGCACTTGCTGAATTCTACAAAAAAGTCAAAAATGCGTATCCGGACGTTAAAGTACCGGAATAA
- a CDS encoding carbohydrate ABC transporter permease, whose protein sequence is MKKLDRHGYLFIAPFWIVFLIFSIYPVALTFYYSFTNYTGAEGEQLVGLANYTRLLGDTYFIEAFFNTIKIWGLNFILQIGGALMLALLFSDLQLKLKGLAFFRATFYLPNLITISSVALLFGILLDWQHGSLNMMLMKIGLISEPINWLTQPVTAQISVSLILTWMWLGHSFIVVMAGVSGISKDYFEAALIDGATRWQIFSRITLPLLKPILLYIMITSLIGGLQLFDLPMLITDGVGAPDGALNTMVLYLYNQAFKYNNYGYAAAVAYGLFAITLVFSIIVFKGMFRKERSAKGA, encoded by the coding sequence GTGAAAAAACTTGATCGCCATGGTTATCTGTTCATCGCACCGTTTTGGATCGTCTTCTTGATCTTCAGCATCTACCCGGTTGCCTTGACGTTCTATTACAGTTTCACCAACTACACAGGCGCAGAAGGCGAACAACTCGTCGGACTCGCGAACTATACGCGTTTGCTCGGAGATACGTACTTCATTGAAGCATTCTTCAATACGATCAAGATTTGGGGGCTGAACTTCATCCTGCAAATCGGGGGAGCGTTGATGCTCGCCTTACTTTTCTCGGATTTACAGCTTAAGCTCAAAGGTCTCGCCTTTTTCCGCGCGACGTTCTATCTGCCGAACTTGATCACGATTAGCTCTGTTGCCTTATTGTTCGGCATCCTGCTCGACTGGCAGCATGGTTCACTGAACATGATGCTGATGAAAATCGGTTTGATCTCGGAGCCGATCAACTGGTTGACACAACCGGTCACAGCACAGATTTCCGTCTCCCTCATCCTGACCTGGATGTGGCTTGGTCACTCGTTCATCGTCGTCATGGCGGGTGTATCTGGCATCTCGAAGGATTATTTCGAAGCGGCACTGATTGACGGTGCGACCCGCTGGCAAATCTTCTCACGGATCACGTTGCCGCTCTTAAAACCAATCCTGCTCTACATCATGATCACGTCACTGATCGGCGGACTGCAATTGTTCGACTTACCGATGTTGATCACGGACGGTGTCGGTGCGCCGGATGGTGCCCTGAACACGATGGTCTTGTATCTCTACAACCAAGCCTTTAAATACAACAACTATGGCTACGCCGCTGCTGTCGCATACGGATTGTTTGCCATCACGCTCGTCTTTTCAATCATCGTCTTCAAAGGGATGTTCCGAAAAGAACGTTCAGCGAAAGGAGCCTGA
- a CDS encoding LacI family DNA-binding transcriptional regulator — protein MGTIYDLAKITGFSITTVSKALNNYSDVSEKTKAKIVQAAADMGYLPNAHAQSLSTKRSWTIGVMFSEANEVGMMHPFFNAIIESFRKATEQQGYDLIFASRNLRNRDMSYLEHFQHRAVDGIVVICSDQMDKHVQELIQSSIPIVVVDMDSTDCSVVFSDNLSGGTLAVNHLYELGHRLIAHIAGDMTIDAGLARIEGYKQAMDRLGLPIPDGYLINGGFFSVEEGKQAMQTLLALPKRPTAVFVAGDQMAIGAMEAIHEAGLQVPHDISVVGYDDIEMSKYVTPKLTTVRQDTERIGQHAAELLIEQIVNKRRVMTTDIIPVDLIVRQSTGPVKP, from the coding sequence ATGGGTACAATTTATGATTTAGCGAAAATAACCGGTTTTTCGATCACGACGGTCTCAAAAGCCTTAAATAATTATTCCGACGTCAGTGAGAAGACAAAAGCGAAAATCGTTCAGGCGGCAGCCGATATGGGCTACTTGCCAAACGCCCACGCTCAGTCGCTCTCGACGAAACGATCCTGGACGATCGGGGTCATGTTCTCGGAAGCAAACGAAGTCGGGATGATGCATCCATTCTTCAACGCAATCATTGAAAGTTTCCGGAAAGCAACGGAGCAGCAAGGCTATGACTTGATCTTCGCCTCGCGGAATCTGCGCAATCGGGACATGAGTTACCTCGAGCATTTCCAGCATCGGGCGGTCGACGGCATCGTCGTCATCTGTTCCGATCAAATGGACAAGCATGTGCAGGAACTGATTCAAAGTTCGATTCCAATCGTTGTCGTCGACATGGACAGCACCGATTGCAGTGTCGTCTTCTCGGATAACTTATCCGGCGGGACACTCGCCGTCAACCATCTCTACGAACTGGGACATCGTTTGATTGCCCATATCGCAGGCGATATGACGATTGATGCGGGACTGGCACGAATCGAAGGATACAAACAGGCGATGGATCGACTTGGCTTACCGATTCCAGACGGCTATCTGATCAACGGCGGATTTTTCTCGGTCGAAGAAGGAAAACAAGCGATGCAGACGTTGCTTGCTTTACCAAAACGTCCGACCGCGGTCTTCGTCGCAGGTGACCAAATGGCGATCGGGGCGATGGAAGCGATTCATGAAGCGGGCCTCCAGGTACCGCACGACATTTCCGTCGTCGGTTACGATGATATCGAAATGTCGAAATACGTCACACCTAAGCTGACGACGGTCCGGCAAGACACGGAACGGATCGGGCAGCATGCAGCAGAACTGTTAATCGAACAAATCGTCAACAAACGACGTGTCATGACGACGGATATCATTCCAGTCGACTTGATCGTCCGTCAGTCGACAGGACCCGTAAAACCATAA